The following coding sequences lie in one Xiphias gladius isolate SHS-SW01 ecotype Sanya breed wild chromosome 24, ASM1685928v1, whole genome shotgun sequence genomic window:
- the LOC120786007 gene encoding oocyte zinc finger protein XlCOF7.1-like isoform X2 — translation MEMLKIEQVIVGSEMRSTSAEIKSEPVVTPLQSYQHESLQCFQCFITFCNSKAKERHMRKSHRDQYKQQLQQTNTVFTCYKCDKCFTSSEELSQHQATHSREEKPFCCPYCRKSFFTFTELNKHRRHECIERRCPCRDCGALFPSPSRLRNHRIAVHPQSPVVADDINTYQCCKCGRGFQTEEELLQHQERFASDLNCDIKLQGKKRGRKPKYTAHGGMVVSKKIKREEIGGGCKGYDDSPTEGCPSNEPQPELKIPCPEADCDLIFPSVASLRAHKREKHGPPTRKTHACTECDESYARPEQLKAHMARAHCSGYTCPTCGKSFARESALKVHQSTHTEGEKAAEKR, via the exons ATGGAAATGTTGAAGATAGAGCAAGTCATTGTTGGGAGTGAAATGAGGTCCACCTCAGCGGAGATCAAGTCTGAGCCCGTTGTCACCCCTCTGCAGTCCT ATCAGCATGAGagtctgcagtgttttcagtgcTTCATCACCTTCTGTAACTCCAAAGCCAAGGAGAGACACATGAGGAAGAGTCATCGGGACCAGtacaaacagcagctgcagcag ACTAATACGGTTTTTACTTGTTACAAGTGTGACAAGTGCTTCACCTCCTCCGAGGAGCTCAGCCAGCACCAGGCCACccacagcagagaggagaagccCTTCTGCTGCCCTTACTGCCGGAAAAGCTTCTTTACCTTCACTGAG CTGAACAAACACAGACGACATGAATGCATAGAACGACGATGTCCCTGCAGAGACTGTGGCGCCTTGTTCCCCAGTCCCTCACGACTTCGCAACCATCGCATTGCAGTGCATCCCCAGAGCCCGGTAGTGGCTGATGACATCAACACCTACCAATGCTGCAAATGTGGCCGCGGTTTCCAGACAGAAGAAGAGCTCCTGCAGCACCAGGAGAGATTTGCTAGTGATCTAAACTGTGACATTAAACTGCAAGGCAAAAAACGTGGCCGTAAACCCAAGTACACAGCTCACGGAGGGATGGTTGTCAGCAAGAAGATCAAACGGGAGGAGATAGGAGGGGGATGCAAAGGATATGATGACTCTCCAACAGAGGGATGTCCCTCCAATGAGCCGCAACCAGAGCTCAAGATCCCTTGTCCCGAAGCAGATTGTGACCTCATATTTCCTTCTGTAGCATCCTTGCGGGCACACAAGAGGGAGAAACATGGGCCTCCCACTCGCAAGACTCATGCATGCACAGAGTGTGATGAGAGCTACGCTCGGCCTGAGCAGCTCAAAGCACACATGGCCAGGGCTCACTGCTCTGGATACACCTGCCCCACCTGTGGAAAGAGCTTTGCACGAGAGAGTGCTCTAAAGGTCCACCAGAGCACCCACACTGAGGGAGAgaaggcagcagaaaaaagatAA
- the ndufv1 gene encoding NADH dehydrogenase [ubiquinone] flavoprotein 1, mitochondrial: MLSLSRAVVSGVARAPAAVSQGGVTAIIRYNSTAQSAPKKTTFGPLADEDRIFTNLYGRHDWRLKGALKRGDWYRTKEILLKGVDWILNEIKVSGLRGRGGAGFPTGMKWSFMNKPSDGRPKYLVVNADEGEPGTCKDREIMRNDPHKLVEGCLVAGKAMGARAAYIYIRGEFYNESSNLQVAINEAYAAGLIGRNACGSGYDFDVFVMRGAGAYICGEETALIESLEGKQGKPRLKPPFPADVGVFGCPTTVANVETVSVAPTICRRGGSWFLGFGRERNSGTKLFNISGHVNHPCTVEEEMSVPLKDLIERHAGGVRGGWDNLLAVIPGGSSTPLIPKNVCEEVLMDFDGLIQAQTGLGTAAVIVMDKSTDIIRAIARLIEFYKHESCGQCTPCREGVDWMNNMMWRFVRGDARPAEIDMIWELSKQIEGHTICALGDGAAWPVQGLIRHFRPVMESRIAEHQQQKQARA, translated from the exons ATGCTCTCCCTGTCTCGAGCTGTAGTGAGCGGGGTGGCACGGGCcccagctgctgtcagtcaaggCGGAGTGACTGCTATCATCCGATACAACAGCACAGCACAG AGTGctccaaagaaaacaacatttgggCCACTGGCAGATGAGGACAGAATTTTCACAAACCTTTATGGCCGTCATGACTGGAG GCTGAAGGGGGCTTTGAAGCGTGGTGACTGGTACAGAACTAAGGAGATCCTTCTAAAGGGGGTCGACTGGATCCTCAATGAGATCAAGGTCTCTGGCCTGCGTGGgagaggtggagctggtttccCTACTGGCATGAAATGGAGCTTCATGAACAAGCCTAGCGATGGCAG GCCAAAGTATCTGGTGGTGAATGCAGATGAGGGAGAGCCTGGGACCTGTAAGGACAGGGAGATCATGAGGAACGACCCACACAAGCTGGTAGAGGGCTGTCTGGTCGCTGGGAAGGCAATGGGGGCGCGTGCTGCTTATATCTATATTAGAGGAGAGTTCTACAACGAGTCATCCAACCTGCAG GTTGCTATCAATGAGGCCTATGCTGCTGGGCTGATTGGAAGGAACGCCTGTGGCTCCGGTTATGACTTTGATGTGTTTGTGATGCGTGGTGCTGGAGCATACATCTGTGGAGAGGAGACCGCTCTCATTGAGTCCCTGGAGGGAAAGCAAGGGAAGCCCCGCCTGAAGCCCCCATTTCCTGCCGACGTGG GTGTGTTTGGTTGCCCGACAACTGTTGCCAATGTGGAAACGGTATCCGTGGCACCCACCATCTGTCGCCGTGGAGGCTCGTGGTTCCTGGGCtttggcagagagagaaactccGGCACAAAGCTCTTCAACATCTCTGGCCATGTTAACCACCCCTGCacggtggaggaggagatgtccgtccctctgaaagACCTCATCGAGAGGCATGCAG GTGGAGTGCGTGGTGGATGGGACAACCTGCTCGCTGTAATCCCCGGTGGCTCCTCAACGCCCCTCATTCCCAAAAACGTGTGTGAAGAGGTGCTGATGGACTTTGACGGCCTCATTCAAGCTCAGACTGGGCTTggcacagctgctgtcattgTCATGGACAAATCA actGACATTATCAGAGCCATTGCACGCCTGATTGAGTTCTACAAACATGAGAGCTGCGGCCAGTGCACACCATGTAGAGAAG GAGTGGACTGGATGAACAATATGATGTGGCGTTTTGTGCGTGGTGATGCACGGCCAGCGGAGATTGACATGATTTGGGAGCTCAGTAAACAGATTGAGGGACACACTATCTGTGCCCTGGGAGATGGTGCAGCATGGCCAGTGCAG GGATTGATCAGGCACTTCAGACCTGTGATGGAAAGCCGAATTGCTGAACACCAGCAGCAGAAGCAGGCCAGGGCTTAA
- the LOC120786007 gene encoding oocyte zinc finger protein XlCOF7.1-like isoform X1: MCSRNSPMLCTRFNLTPALAPCGWPVCESISMEMLKIEQVIVGSEMRSTSAEIKSEPVVTPLQSYQHESLQCFQCFITFCNSKAKERHMRKSHRDQYKQQLQQTNTVFTCYKCDKCFTSSEELSQHQATHSREEKPFCCPYCRKSFFTFTELNKHRRHECIERRCPCRDCGALFPSPSRLRNHRIAVHPQSPVVADDINTYQCCKCGRGFQTEEELLQHQERFASDLNCDIKLQGKKRGRKPKYTAHGGMVVSKKIKREEIGGGCKGYDDSPTEGCPSNEPQPELKIPCPEADCDLIFPSVASLRAHKREKHGPPTRKTHACTECDESYARPEQLKAHMARAHCSGYTCPTCGKSFARESALKVHQSTHTEGEKAAEKR; the protein is encoded by the exons ATGTGTAGCCGAAACTCCCCGATGCTTTGTACGCGGTTTAACTTGACGCCTGCTTTAG CTCCATGTGGCTGGCCAGTGTGTGAAAGCATCAGCATGGAAATGTTGAAGATAGAGCAAGTCATTGTTGGGAGTGAAATGAGGTCCACCTCAGCGGAGATCAAGTCTGAGCCCGTTGTCACCCCTCTGCAGTCCT ATCAGCATGAGagtctgcagtgttttcagtgcTTCATCACCTTCTGTAACTCCAAAGCCAAGGAGAGACACATGAGGAAGAGTCATCGGGACCAGtacaaacagcagctgcagcag ACTAATACGGTTTTTACTTGTTACAAGTGTGACAAGTGCTTCACCTCCTCCGAGGAGCTCAGCCAGCACCAGGCCACccacagcagagaggagaagccCTTCTGCTGCCCTTACTGCCGGAAAAGCTTCTTTACCTTCACTGAG CTGAACAAACACAGACGACATGAATGCATAGAACGACGATGTCCCTGCAGAGACTGTGGCGCCTTGTTCCCCAGTCCCTCACGACTTCGCAACCATCGCATTGCAGTGCATCCCCAGAGCCCGGTAGTGGCTGATGACATCAACACCTACCAATGCTGCAAATGTGGCCGCGGTTTCCAGACAGAAGAAGAGCTCCTGCAGCACCAGGAGAGATTTGCTAGTGATCTAAACTGTGACATTAAACTGCAAGGCAAAAAACGTGGCCGTAAACCCAAGTACACAGCTCACGGAGGGATGGTTGTCAGCAAGAAGATCAAACGGGAGGAGATAGGAGGGGGATGCAAAGGATATGATGACTCTCCAACAGAGGGATGTCCCTCCAATGAGCCGCAACCAGAGCTCAAGATCCCTTGTCCCGAAGCAGATTGTGACCTCATATTTCCTTCTGTAGCATCCTTGCGGGCACACAAGAGGGAGAAACATGGGCCTCCCACTCGCAAGACTCATGCATGCACAGAGTGTGATGAGAGCTACGCTCGGCCTGAGCAGCTCAAAGCACACATGGCCAGGGCTCACTGCTCTGGATACACCTGCCCCACCTGTGGAAAGAGCTTTGCACGAGAGAGTGCTCTAAAGGTCCACCAGAGCACCCACACTGAGGGAGAgaaggcagcagaaaaaagatAA